Below is a genomic region from Lutra lutra chromosome 5, mLutLut1.2, whole genome shotgun sequence.
CTCGGTGGCAGGGGCATGCAAAGCCTGAGGCAGAGAAGTTTATGCCATGTGCTGGTGGTTTTGTGCTGCAGACTCAGGTTCTCTGatacctcttccttttcctcttcaaatGCCCTGACCCCTGTACTCCAGAAGGAGTGTGGGCGTTGTGAGGAGTAGAAGCGGGCTCCAACACTCAGGGCCCACTCCAAATGTTGCCTGGATCTTGGTGGTCTGGGGTCAAGGTGAATGTCAGGGAAGGGTATCCCAGCTCCAGGGTCAGAGAAGCCCAGGCCCCCCAAGTGGAGAGACCCTCCCTCCACACGCATTCCACTAGCATCTTGTTTGAACCCCTCAGAGCAGAAGCACTGAAGCTCAGGTTCAGGGATGCAAAGGACCCCTTTCTGAACCCTGGGTCCACTAGCCACTAGCTAGGACTTTGGCCAAGGTACCAAGGTacctctgaggctcagtttcctcattcagaAATGGGGCTGATACCTACCTCCAAGGGCTGTCATGAAGACTCATGGAGATGACCACGAGGTGCTAGGGCAGTGCTTGGAACCTAGCAAGCACTCAGAAGCCAACAGGTGCTGCTCGTCCCCCGGGATCCATGTTCATCTTGCGTCAGTCTGCCGTCCACAGCTGGGAGCAAGTGTGTCTGTTAAATTGCAGCTCCTCGCTCATAAGCTCAGCAGCTGTGGCAAACTGCTTCACCTTTCTGAATCtcagtggttttttgttttgttttgtttcaaagattttatttatttatttgacagagagggagagagatcacaagtaggcagagaggaaggggggggcggggaacaggctccctgctgagcagagcccgatgcagggctcaatcctaggaccctgagatcctgaactgagctgaaggcagaggcttaccccactgagccatggAGGTGCCCCCCAAGTCTCagtgtttttataataaagtggGAATAATGAAATGTGCTTCATATTTGTGGTGTGAATAAAATGATTACTAGTGagtaaaatgattaatttattttatgaaaaggaaTTATgcaattatattttgttatttttactcttatgggcattttctatttttttttctacaatgactatgaattaaaaaaaaacaaatatgaatgaTTTATGTATTTCgagccacttttatttttatttttattttttttaaagattttatttatttatttgacagagagaaatcacaagtaagcagagaggcaggcagagagagaggaggaagcaggctccctgctgagcagaaagcccgatgtggggctcgaacccaggacctgggatcatgacctgagccgaaggcagcggcttaacccactgagccacccaggcgcccctcgagccACTTTTAAagccatgatttttctttttttattttaaaaaaatttttaaaaagattttatttagggacgcctgggtggctcagttggttaggcagctgccttcggctcaggtcatgatcccagcgtcctgggatcgagtcccgcatcgggctccttgctcgtcggggaacctgcttctccctctgcctctgcctgccattctgtctgcctgtgctcgctctctctccctcgctctctctgacaaataaataaataaaatcttaaaaaaaaaaaaagattttatttattcatttgacagagatcacaagtaggcagagagacggcagagagagaggaggagtaggctccctgctgagcagagagcccaatgcggggctcaatcctagcaccctggatcatgacctgagccgaaggcagaggctttaacccactgagccacccaggcgctccataaagccatgatttttcttaaaaaatactggggcacctgggtggctgaatcgGTTAAgggttggactcttggttttggctcaggtcataatctcagagtctttggatccagccctgtgttgggctccctgctgagtacaggctctgtttgagattctctctctctccttcttctcctcctcttctctctctctgtctcaaatgaataaatacataaaagtctttttaaaaaattaaaacatacttaaATTTATTGAAAGCTCACTACATTTTAGGCATTGCTCTGAGCACtctatatacattatctcatttaattctcataacagtCCTCTGAGGAAGATAGCATTTTCACCCCCAGTTTATTGATGAGAAAAACCAATGCTTAAGGAAGTTGAGCAACTTGCCCAGCTTGGATGTGATACACTGTTGTAAAACTGTACACACATGGGCACATACGTAGGCAAATGAGTGCatgcagaaataaaggaaatctgaATCAGGTCTGTAGCCTAGCTAACAGTATTGCGTCTCTGTCTTTTTCCTGGTTTTGACCTTGTGCTATCTTTATGTAACATGTTACCATTGGGGGAAGGTGGATGAAAGGTGCTAGCTGAAGatctctttgtatctttttttgcaacttcatttcttcttctataaTTAGACTCTCATAAAtggtcaaaaaaattaaagagttttttaagaagtaaaagttttgtttttaaaggcttatttatttgaggtgggggaggggcagaaggagagggagagggtttttttttttaaagattttatttctgtatttgagagagagagagaacatgagtgagagAAGAGTGAGTggcagtgggaggtgggaagggcagagggagaaggagaagcaggtttcctgcatGTGGGgtttgagcccaggaccctggtaacatgacctgagcccaaggcagatgtttaacattctgagccacccagataccccaacaaagagagagtcttaaacagaGTGCACACTAAGctcagagcctgacgtggggctctatctcgTGACCCCAACATCTCCGCCTGAgccagtctcttaaccaactgcaccagccaggcaccccaagaagtaaaaggttttttctttttttaagttgttgcAAGGATTATGTGAGATAATGTGCCCAGGACAGGGttggatataattgacatatcaatatatattttctttctttcctaccctATGAGTGACTGTTTTCCATTGTCTAGTAATAATAGCCTCCATATTATGTATACTATGTGGTAGGCTTAATTTCCAtccattgtttcatttaataaagCCCCTCCTGGGTACttttattattctccttttgCTGATAAGAAAACTCAGGTTCTGCAAAAACTAATCTCTTCTCCACTTGCTGGAAAGTGACCAAGCCTGGATTTATACCAAGGCAGTCTGTTCATGACGCCACTCCCTTCTACTCTGGGTTGAGCTCAGAGTATTGCGTGAAAGTATGCTTTGAACCTTGGAAATCATCTACCCCAACTGTTttaatttatacaaagaaaacagGCCCAGAAAGGGGGAAGGGCTTTAGTAAGAACGCCTAATAAATCTGTGACTGAGCCAGGATGAGAACCCAGTTTTTGGATTCCTGGGTCAGGGTATTTTCCAGGGCCAACACCCAAGGCTACTCGCCCATTTGGCCTACCTTCACTGAGCCCTGCCTGGGAGACAGCTGGTGCCCACAGACAAAGCTGCAAGTTCTCACTCACATCCCTCACCTGCACAGCTCACGGCACTTAAGACCCAAGAGGTAGCAGTGGAccctggggacaggggaggcaTGGTGGCCCTCTACTGCAGGCATTCTTGGGGGGCCAAGTAGTTGGGACCACAGAGAAGGCAAGGTAAGACCCTCTGAACTTTGGCAGTGGGGGTGTGAAGGGAGGCTCTATGTGTGAGGGGGTTACTCATGCCAAGTGCCTGTTCCTGTCTCCCTCAGGCTCTCTTGAGTCACTTGCCCTGAGGTTGGGGCACATTCTTGAAGTGGGTGATCACAGGGATTCCAGGCCCTCCTAGGTCCTAGGCCAGTTTCTATTCCTCCTGGAGCTGAAAccaactccccccgcccccacctgagACTCAGCACCTCCTCTCCAAGTGGCAAAATAGTGACTCACTACTTTCATTTCTATCCTGGGACCTCCTTGAACTAGGGCAAATCGCTCGGCTCGAAGTCCACAcctggggttggtggggagaATCAGCCCAAATCCCATTTCCCAGGAGGGAGGGGGTCCCATGTATCTAGTGAAGGGTTTGACCCACATTCAAAGAGCACGattatccctctctctccatccttgttgcgcccccccccccattccatCCCACTGGGCCAATCCAGGGAAAGTTGGAGGATTAAAGACACCACCCCTTCAGCCCTGCTCTCTCGTCATCTCTGCGCCCTGGTGGGTCCACTGGGGAAAAGGGCTGATGAGTGAACCAAGCGATCCTGTCCGCGGGGAGCAGCGCCCTCGTGTGACCTCCAGGAGAAGCGCATTTATTTTCCAGCCCCTCCCTTTCTATGCCCTCattgagcaaatatttatagagtgccACTAGGTGCGCTAGGGGCAGCTGTTGAAGAAGATAGGTAAAATACCTGCtcacattggggcgcctgggtggctcggtgggttaagccgctgccttcggctcagggtcatgatctcggggtcctgggatcgagccccgcatcgggctctctgctcagcggggagactgcttcctcctctctctctgcctgcctctctgcctgcttatgatctctgtctgtcaaataaataaataaataaataaataaaatcttaaaaaaaaaaaaatacctgctcACTGAACAGTacattcctctgtgtgtgtgtgtgtgtggtggggcaggCAATAAACGGCAAATAAATGAGGCAGATTGTAGTAGTGATAACTGCTGGGACGAAAATAAAACCGAGAACAGTATTGGAGACACAGGGCTGGGTGGAAAAAACAAGGTCTCCTTGAGTAGGTAATGTCAAAGATGACACTTAAGTTACTGGGACCCAGTCATGTGACGATCTGGGGCAAAAGCTTTCCTTGCAGAGAGAAGAGCTACAGCGAAGACCGCTAGGCAGCTACATGCTTTGCATGACAAAGACCAATGCAGCAGGAAAGGAGTGGGCAAGGGACAGTTGTAGATGTGGACATAGGGATAGGGCCAGACTGTAGATCTTACACGTCATGACAGAGTTTGCCTTTTCTTCTAGGAGTAATGGGAATGTCTTGGGTGAGTTCTGAGAAGAGGAATGTAGCTTGATTACCTTTTAAAAGGATCTCTATGGCTGCTATGTGGATTAAGAACTTTGGGCCAGGAAGGAAGAGTGGAAGCAGGGAGATGATTGCAAGAGATTAGAAAGCTATTGAAATAATTCAGGTGAGACAGGATGGAGGCTTGGAACAGAGTGGAAGTGTGGGAGGCGGGGGAGATGTGGTTGGATGCTGGGTTTActttgaaggtagagccaacaggACTTGCTAATAGACCACATTCTCCTTTGTTCTTTGGGCTCCAGGAACTCCTTCATACACACACCCTTGCTGGCGCCTCTGTCCTTACTCCTAGGCTGAGTTAGAAGGGCAGACCCCGGGGACACTGCTAAATTGGAAAGTTTCCAGGTGTGGTCAGACAAAGGAATTTAAGCCTCAGGCACTGAGTTCTCCTTGCAATGCCTCCTTAGCCCATTTAATGGTCTGGGACTCTGCCTGGTGTCTCCCTTATAGTAACCTGGCTTCTCTAAGAGAAGCCAGTTACTTATAACTGTTACTTCTGTAACAGACCTAGTTACTTATTAGGTCTCTGTTTATCCAAATGGGTGCCTTTAGGGTGTATTGGTGACACTCAAAACAGTCCTGAGGGTTGGTGTTTGTATTTGATACAGAGTAGGGGGCTGGATAATCTGAGGGTCCCAGTCCTCAGACCTGGGCCAGTGACTTACTCCTGTTAATTTACACAAACACAGTGCAGTCCAACCTGATCCCatagaaaacacacacaacattttGACCCCAGGCTGGGTATTTCTGAAGAGCCTGGGAAAGATCAGGTTAGCCTTACAAATGCTCGCaggcagccagggctggggagagcaAGTGGGAAAGGGAATGATCCGGTTGGCTCTGGAGTCAGCAGGCCTTGCTCTGTTTGCGTTGTGCTGCTTgcgtttttgtgtgtgtgtgtgtgtgggggggtgcattATAAATGCAGCCAGCTGGAGGGCCTCTGGATTCAAAACCTAGAACTGCACTGCTCCCTAAGAGTCTGTGCAGGCCTCTCCAAGATGAAGCTACCAGGCCAGGAGGAGTTTGAGGTCTCCAGTGCTTGTGAAAATGTGCCCACAGGAGAGCTGGACAATGGCACTGCCTCTGGCCCCAGCCCCGACAGCCCCTCAGACACAGACAGAGGGGAGCTGGGAGTACCCAAGGACCCTCTGCTCTTCATTCAGCTGAATGAGCTTCTGGGCTGGCCCCAGGCCCTGGAGTGGAGAGAGACGGGCAGGTGAGTCGGACCCAGGGCAGTTTTATGggttctttccctttccccagctgGGGACTCCTCCACGACCCATAGCTCCTCCTGTGTGAGGAGGTGCTCTAACCCCCAATCAGGAGTTCCTCTCTGTGAGTTCAGGCCCTCACCCTTCATGATGCTTGGCTTTCAATGCAGTGTACTTGTGAGTTCCCCAAAACCCCAGGTGAGGAGTGAATGCCCAGGAAGAGGCATACTTTGCACCACTGGGCCCAGGACTCCCCCATGGACCtaccttccctgcctctcctgtgTGCTCCCTCCTGCACCTGGGAGAGATGACCCCGATAACAGTCCACTCCTCTCCACTGCAGGTGGGTGCTGTTTGAGGAGAAGCTGGAGGTGGGTGCGGGCCGGTGGAGTGTTCCTCACGTGCCCACACTGGCACTGCCCAGCCTTCGGAAGCTCCGCATCCTACTGGCCGAGGGCCTTGTGCTGCTGGACTGTCCAGCTCAGAGCTTCCTGGAGCTCGTGGGTACGTGGGGAGCCTTTGCAGGGAGGGCCTGGGCAACTATGCCATTTCGCCAGGACTACCTCTGCAAATCTCATAACTTTCCAGagctcaccccaccccaccctaggGATTAGCCTTCTCCGTCACTGTCGGGGGTAGAGGGTGGGGATGGAAGAATAGAGTAGAGGAGCAAGTTCCCAGAATGGAAAGGGACCtgggcagaggagaaaggggaagagttTTGGGGCAGGGAGCTCTCAGGAAAGGGTTGGAGCTCCTCCTCTGTTCTTCAGAACAGGTGACCAGAGTGGACTCGTTGAGCCCAGAGCTGAGAGGGCAGCTGCAAGCCTTGCTGCTGCAGAGACCCCAGCACCTCATCCAGCCCACAGGCACCAGGCCCTGCCAGGGTGAGAGGCCTGTCTTTGGGCCCAGCACCAAAAGCCCTaatccccctgcccccttcctggaCCAAGACCAGCCTAGCCTTGGCTTATACCTCAACTTGGGTCTCATGGGTGAGAAGAAGTGGAGGTaaaggtgaggggagggagaatggAGGGGCCAGAGTTCTGGGAAGGAATGTTGTTGGTAGGCATTGTGCCAGGAGTTTTATGtgtagtatctcatttaatcttcacagccaTCATGTGAGGTAGTACCGTAATTAGCCCCATTTTAGTGataagaaagctgaggctcagagacgggAAGCTCCAGTTTTCATCGTTTGTCAGAGGTAAAGCTTGTCAGGAAGCCCAGCTGCCTCCacctccaaagcctgtgctcttagTCACTGCCTAATCCTGTTTTGTAGGGTCTGCCCATCCAAGAGAGGCTTCTCACAGTGAGGAAGCCCCACTGAAGGAACAGGTTTGTGGCCCTTCcttgggcagggctgggagaggggtcAGGGATGAACAGAAGTTCACCCTCCACTTGCCTCATTATCTATCAATATTTTGCCAACACCCACCTCCCCAAATGAGCTCTTGTCCTTCGTGTCTCCTTGAACCCCCAACCAGCATCAGAACCCCCTGAGATGGAAGCTGCCTCCAGGGGCTGAGGCCGGGGCTGTGCTGGCAGGGGAGTTGGGCTTCCTGGTGCAGCCCCTGGGGGCCTTTGTGCGACTGCGGGATCCAGTGGTGCTGGGACCCCTCACTGAGGTTCCCCTCCCCAGCAGGTAAGGCTGATGAAAGTGGAgggttctggagaccagaaaagGGATCTTTACTGGAGAGGGGATTGGGAGGTCTCTGGTCCAGTTCTTTTGGGGGTGAGTGCAGGATGGTGCTCGGGGGTCTGTGGAGGGGGTAGTGGTCAGGGCTGCAAAGTAGGTGTGCACATGAGTGTACATATGGGGGCTGGTAGCGAGGGCAGAGATCAGGGCTGCCATATGGGATAGCTGCCTCTAATATTTCTGGGGCCTGGTTCCTTCTTCAGGTTTTTCTGCCTCCTCCTTGGTCCTTCTACACTGGGAAAGGGCTACCATGAGATGGGCCGAGCAATGGCCGTCCTCCTCAGTGACCCGGTGAGctgggcaggtgtgtgtgtgtgtgtatgtgtgtgtgcacgtgcccaCAGACTTGTGTCAGTGAGTGTGCACGTGTGAACTCTAGATGTATGACAGAATACAGCAGTGAGGCAGAGTATGGCCTTGTGTACATAGAATGAGGACTGAAGTTTCCTTTGCTACCGCTGGAGTCCCCTTATCTAGCACAgtgctggcacacagtaggcagcCAACAGGTACTGACTGCATGCATGtgtcaatgaatgaatgcttgAGACGTGTCCGCCTATCTGACTTGGGTCTAGCTTAGAGACTGTGAAAATGCATGTAAGGGTCCAGATCTCCATTTAgtgcccctctctgcccctaTCCCTAGCAATTCCAGTGGTCAGTTCGTCGGGCCAGCAACCTTCACGACCTTCTGGCAGCCTTGGATGCCTTCCTAGAGGAGGTGACAGTGCTCCCTCCAGGTCGGTGGGACCCGACAGCCCGGATTGCCCCAcctaaatgtctgccttcccaGCACAAaaggtatgggggtggggggacttccCACTGTGGAGGAGGGTAGGGGATTCCAGGAAAGGGGTAGAAAGTCATCTTTGGATTCCAAGCCTGCTGGCAGAGACACGAGCAGCCACCAGGGGGCAGGGTGCCCAGTCATGTCGGGTTGGAGATCCTCAGGCAACCTGAGTTCCCATTCTCTCCAGGATCCTCTCACAACTGAGGGAGGTCCAGGGCCCctctgcccagcatggggccctgGCTGAGGACAGGTATGGCCACCGGCTACAGCTGCGCAGCCCAGAGTTACAGCGGACAGGCAGGTGAGGTGAACTGGGGTGAGAGCAAGGGTAAGCGTCCTGGGAGGGGTCAGGGGTCACAGGGGCCTAGAGGCATATGCTCACTGTGGAGGGGCTCACCCAATCCCAGGAAAAGTAGCAGGGATGGGGCATGGGATGGGGCCACCCGGGTCACTGACAAACCATGGGTGGGAGGCTGTTTGGGGGCCTTATCCAGGATGTGCGCCGGAAGGCCTCATGGTACCCCAGCGACTTCTTGGACGCGCTACATCCCCAGTGCTTCTCGGCCGTGCTCTACATTTACTTGGCCACTGTCACTAATACCATCACTTTTGGGGGACTGCTGGGGGAAGCCACCAGTGGTGCTCAGGTGAGTGGGGAGGCGTGAGGGGCAGGCATAAGTTGTGGTATTCTGCCGGCCATGCCCTTTAACCCTCCCTGGGACGATGGGTGGGCTTCCCTGGAAACTTGGGTTGCTGTGCTGAGGACTCCAGTGTCCTGGGCGGacggggctccctgctggctTCTAGGGGGTGCTGGAAAGTTTCCTGGGCACTGCAGTGGCTGGAGCTGCCTTTTGCCTGATGGCTGGCCAGCCCCTCACCATCCTCAGCAGCACGGGGCCAGTGCTGGTCTTCGAGCGCCTGCTCTTCTCCTTCAGTAGGTAGGAGAATACCCCAACTGTCACCAGACCCCAACAAGCCACACTCTCAGCCTGGTCCTGGCTGGGTCAGTAGGGGAGGGTGGAAACTGTCTGGCTCCAGGGGCACTTAACCTGGGTTAAGTGGAGAGCAGAGCAGCTCTGCCAATTCCTGTCTGTGTtacccctcccgcccccaccagAGATTACAACCTGGACTACCTACCTTTCCGCCTGTgggtgggcatctgggtggccacATTTTGCCTGGCACTGGTGGCCACAGAGGCCAGCGTGCTGGTACGCTACTTTACCCGCTTCACCGAAGAAGGCTTCTGTGCCCTCATCAGCCTCATCTTCATCTACGATGCTGTGGGCAAAATGCTGAGCTTGACCAGTGCCTATCCCATCCAGAGCCCTGGGTATCctgcctatggctgcttttgccAGTACGCAGAactgggaggtgggtgagggaaacAGGGAATTTGGCAAGATGGGGAAGGatgcaggagggggaggggttgTCCTCTTGCTGTCCCCCCTTGTTAAGTTCAGCAGACTCCTGAATACTTACCCAAAAACCAGCAGCACTTTTCCCCACTCTGGTTTTGAATCAATTGAGAAGTAACAGAGCAGgcccaatattttctttctgacaaTGCCGATTGAAGAACATGCTTACATCTATGGAGGAATGGGCTTCCTAACAATGAAACCAACATTAGATAGGTTTATGCACTCAGTCATGGCTGCACTGGACAGGGACTGTCTTGCCCCAAAGGAGCAGAGCTAAATGCATGCACAGTGCAGGCAGCTTATTCCCAAgagtgaggagaggagggaacagagagaGGCATGCCCGGCTTCTTCTCTCAAACTCACAAGTCAAACAAATCGCTGCTCTTTCCCCAGTCTGAGTGACCAACTCAGGGGGAGAGTGGCCCAGCATATTACTCTGGCACAAATACCTCCATGTGGAAGGAAACAGCAGAGATGGAGACAAGATGTCCTCTCAAGTGTGCCAGACTCTGCTGGGCATGAACAAAACCAGTTCTTGTCCTGGTAGAAACCCATAGATGGTGGACTCCTCCATTAAGCAAACATTTGCTAGGCGTCCTCTATGGCCAGTCCTGTGCTGGGTACCAGGGATACAGATAGGTGAGGAATTTGAAAGGACCAGGCAACGTTCTGAGGAGCACAGACTTGGTAGCGATTGGAGTCAGCAGACAGATGAGTCAGAACTAAGAACTTTCTGGTTCACTTGGCCCATGAGATTAGACTTCTGAGGGGCTGGAGAAGGTTCTCAGGGGAGGGGCATAAACCCAAATTGTTCTCTGCTTCCCAGGAAATGAGTCTCAGTGGATGAGGACAGAGCCAAAAGACAGAGATGACATCTCAAGTCTGGTGAGGGCCtgttcctgggggggggggggggggcaggagagaaAGGCTGGGAGCCAAAGAAGTCAGTGGTTCCTGGCTTTTCCCACCCCATAGGCTAGGCAAACCTCAAAGGTCATAGAGGCCCAGACCTGTGCTTTGGCTGGAGACCTCTTATCCTGGGCCCCTCCTGTCTGAGTGAGCGTCAATTTTTATCCCATTACCTATAACCTCATCCCTGACAAGACCCTCCATACAGGACCTAGGCTTGGTCAATGCCTCCTTGCTGCCCCCACCTGAGTGTGCCCGGCGGGGAGGCCGCCCTCGTGGCCCCAGCTGTCATGCAGTCCCAGACAtcgccttcttctccctcctcctctttcttacCTCCTTCCTCTTGGCCATGGCCCTCAAGCATGTAAAGACAAGCCGCTTCTTCCCCTCTGTGGTGAGTGTTACCTCTCTTTTTGTGGGTCCTGTATGTGCATGGGAAAGGGtgaagaaggaagggggtggCGGGCCTGAATCTGACTGAGTATTCACTGTGTGGCCAGGTGCGCAAAGTGCTCGGTGACTTCTCCTCAGTCCTGGCCATGCTGCTGGGCTGTGGCCTTGATTCCTTCCTGGGTCTGGCCACACCAAAGCTCATGGTGCCCAGTGAGTTCAAGGTGAGAGCTGGGAGTAtaagacagaggggaaagcagggccAGCAGACAGGACCTTGGAGGAGGAAATGCATAGATCCcatgcttctcttcctctgagcttccatttccttgCTTATAAAATAGAAAGGGTAATGATAATGACCTCACagagttgctgtgaggattaatgaGGCACTGCTGCTGACACAGTAGGACAGAATACATGGCAGCTATTATTATAAATGAAGGGTTAAGAGGATGGGTTCTCCTCAGCCAGTCCTGGGTTTGAGATCCtgttctgccacttcctagctgtaCAACCTTAGGCAAATTAACTCACATCTCTCATCAATGAGCCTCAATTTatgcatctataaaatggaaataataaataacaatggcTCCTACTCTCTAAGTTGTCTTGAGCTTCACAGAAGATGAGTGTAAAGCATTTTACCACAGTGCAGGGACGGGCACATACCAAGACCttaataaatgttacttattgTTGTCATAGGTTGGCCCTACCCACTCCACTACTCCCCACTCTCttctttgccccccaccccagctgccagCTCTGATCTGGTAAAGCTGGAGCTCCCTACCAAGGGCACAGGACAATGCACAGGACAAGGCTTAGCACTGACTTAGCACTTAGACTTTGCCTGTGCATTTGGAGACCTCCTCTCCAGGTTCCCCCAGGACAGGAGAACAGGGGGACTCCAACTGGGGT
It encodes:
- the SLC4A9 gene encoding anion exchange protein 4 isoform X2, whose translation is MKLPGQEEFEVSSACENVPTGELDNGTASGPSPDSPSDTDRGELGVPKDPLLFIQLNELLGWPQALEWRETGRWVLFEEKLEVGAGRWSVPHVPTLALPSLRKLRILLAEGLVLLDCPAQSFLELVEQVTRVDSLSPELRGQLQALLLQRPQHLIQPTGTRPCQGSAHPREASHSEEAPLKEQHQNPLRWKLPPGAEAGAVLAGELGFLVQPLGAFVRLRDPVVLGPLTEVPLPSRFFCLLLGPSTLGKGYHEMGRAMAVLLSDPQFQWSVRRASNLHDLLAALDAFLEEVTVLPPGRWDPTARIAPPKCLPSQHKRILSQLREVQGPSAQHGALAEDRLFGGLIQDVRRKASWYPSDFLDALHPQCFSAVLYIYLATVTNTITFGGLLGEATSGAQGVLESFLGTAVAGAAFCLMAGQPLTILSSTGPVLVFERLLFSFSRDYNLDYLPFRLWVGIWVATFCLALVATEASVLVRYFTRFTEEGFCALISLIFIYDAVGKMLSLTSAYPIQSPGYPAYGCFCQYAELGGNESQWMRTEPKDRDDISSLDLGLVNASLLPPPECARRGGRPRGPSCHAVPDIAFFSLLLFLTSFLLAMALKHVKTSRFFPSVVRKVLGDFSSVLAMLLGCGLDSFLGLATPKLMVPSEFKPTLPGRGWLVSPFGTNPWWLSVAAALPALLLSILIFMDQQITAVILNRAEYKLRKGAGFHLDLFCVAVLMVLTSALGLPWYVSATVISLAHMDSLRRESRACALGEPRSFLGIREQRLTGLVVFILTGTSIFLAPVLKFIPMPVLYGIFLYMGVAAISSIQFTKRIQLLLMPAKQQPDLLLLRHVPLSRVHLFTAIQLACLGLLWIIKSTPAAIIFPIMLLGLVGVRKALERVFSPQELLWLDELMPEKERSIPEKGLEPEYSLSGDSEDVSPRWALSGEAGRGGESPFVQESSLKSNPSIKPEDLINTIIPLRSSLTQVH
- the SLC4A9 gene encoding anion exchange protein 4 isoform X6 codes for the protein MKLPGQEEFEVSSACENVPTGELDNGTASGPSPDSPSDTDRGELGVPKDPLLFIQLNELLGWPQALEWRETGRWVLFEEKLEVGAGRWSVPHVPTLALPSLRKLRILLAEGLVLLDCPAQSFLELVEQVTRVDSLSPELRGQLQALLLQRPQHLIQPTGTRPCQGSAHPREASHSEEAPLKEQHQNPLRWKLPPGAEAGAVLAGELGFLVQPLGAFVRLRDPVVLGPLTEVPLPSRFFCLLLGPSTLGKGYHEMGRAMAVLLSDPQFQWSVRRASNLHDLLAALDAFLEEVTVLPPGRWDPTARIAPPKCLPSQHKRILSQLREVQGPSAQHGALAEDRYGHRLQLRSPELQRTGRLFGGLIQDVRRKASWYPSDFLDALHPQCFSAVLYIYLATVTNTITFGGLLGEATSGAQGVLESFLGTAVAGAAFCLMAGQPLTILSSTGPVLVFERLLFSFSRDYNLDYLPFRLWVGIWVATFCLALVATEASVLVRYFTRFTEEGFCALISLIFIYDAVGKMLSLTSAYPIQSPGYPAYGCFCQYAELGGNESQWMRTEPKDRDDISSLDLGLVNASLLPPPECARRGGRPRGPSCHAVPDIAFFSLLLFLTSFLLAMALKHVKTSRFFPSVVRKVLGDFSSVLAMLLGCGLDSFLGLATPKLMVPSEFKPTLPGRGWLVSPFGTNPWWLSVAAALPALLLSILIFMDQQITAVILNRAEYKLRKGAGFHLDLFCVAVLMVLTSALGLPWYVSATVISLAHMDSLRRESRACALGEPRSFLGIREQRLTGLVVFILTGTSIFLAPVLKWASSGPYMNPERHPYFTNEEAEG
- the SLC4A9 gene encoding anion exchange protein 4 isoform X3 → MKLPGQEEFEVSSACENVPTGELDNGTASGPSPDSPSDTDRGELGVPKDPLLFIQLNELLGWPQALEWRETGRWVLFEEKLEVGAGRWSVPHVPTLALPSLRKLRILLAEGLVLLDCPAQSFLELVEQVTRVDSLSPELRGQLQALLLQRPQHLIQPTGTRPCQGSAHPREASHSEEAPLKEQHQNPLRWKLPPGAEAGAVLAGELGFLVQPLGAFVRLRDPVVLGPLTEVPLPSRFFCLLLGPSTLGKGYHEMGRAMAVLLSDPQFQWSVRRASNLHDLLAALDAFLEEVTVLPPGRWDPTARIAPPKCLPSQHKRILSQLREVQGPSAQHGALAEDRYGHRLQLRSPELQRTGRLFGGLIQDVRRKASWYPSDFLDALHPQCFSAVLYIYLATVTNTITFGGLLGEATSGAQGVLESFLGTAVAGAAFCLMAGQPLTILSSTGPVLVFERLLFSFSRDYNLDYLPFRLWVGIWVATFCLALVATEASVLVRYFTRFTEEGFCALISLIFIYDAVGKMLSLTSAYPIQSPGYPAYGCFCQYAELGGNESQWMRTEPKDRDDISSLDLGLVNASLLPPPECARRGGRPRGPSCHAVPDIAFFSLLLFLTSFLLAMALKHVKTSRFFPSVVRKVLGDFSSVLAMLLGCGLDSFLGLATPKLMVPSEFKPTLPGRGWLVSPFGTNPWWLSVAAALPALLLSILIFMDQQITAVILNRAEYKLRKGAGFHLDLFCVAVLMVLTSALGLPWYVSATVISLAHMDSLRRESRACALGEPRSFLGIREQRLTGLVVFILTGTSIFLAPVLKFIPMPVLYGIFLYMGVAAISSIQFTKRIQLLLMPAKQQPDLLLLRHVPLSRVHLFTAIQLACLGLLWIIKSTPAAIIFPIMLLGLVGVRKALERVFSPQELLWLDELMPEKERSIPEKGLEPEYSLSGDSEDSELMYQPRAPEINISVN